A portion of the Chondrinema litorale genome contains these proteins:
- a CDS encoding lysoplasmalogenase yields MKNRLFHIAIIIISILVLTAEFLQIDWLMYLAKPCIMLWVISYYLLNTQKNQLEKNTLIAFSFALLGDVLLMFQKQHESFFILGLASFLVCQVSYLQVFMKPVLQKDIRKSILVMQPYFLLFFLIYAGSLFTAMYHQLEHFMRIAVFVYAAALTAMAATALNRKGYVAEKSFSLIFTGSLLFLISDSLIGINKFTFQIPYAGIWILGTYIAAQYLIVRGLIEEKFDK; encoded by the coding sequence ACTTACTGCTGAATTTCTACAAATAGACTGGCTTATGTACTTAGCAAAGCCATGTATTATGCTTTGGGTAATTTCTTATTATCTATTAAACACTCAAAAAAATCAGCTCGAAAAAAATACTTTAATTGCATTTAGCTTTGCCTTACTTGGTGATGTACTGCTAATGTTTCAAAAACAACATGAAAGTTTTTTTATTTTAGGTTTAGCGAGTTTTTTAGTCTGTCAAGTTAGTTATTTACAGGTTTTTATGAAACCAGTACTGCAAAAAGATATAAGAAAAAGTATTTTGGTGATGCAACCCTATTTTTTACTGTTCTTTTTGATCTATGCGGGTTCATTATTTACGGCTATGTACCATCAACTTGAACATTTTATGAGAATTGCCGTTTTTGTGTATGCTGCTGCATTAACAGCAATGGCAGCCACAGCATTAAACAGAAAAGGATATGTAGCTGAAAAAAGCTTTTCTTTAATTTTTACAGGTTCATTGCTGTTTCTTATATCAGATTCTTTAATTGGAATTAACAAGTTTACATTCCAAATCCCTTACGCAGGAATCTGGATTTTAGGGACATATATAGCAGCACAATATTTAATTGTAAGGGGTTTAATAGAAGAGAAATTTGACAAATAA
- the nadD gene encoding nicotinate (nicotinamide) nucleotide adenylyltransferase — protein sequence MKVGLFFGSFNPIHVGHLILANAMVENANLDQVWFVVSPQNPFKRKNNLLHEFDRFSMVRQAIADNPKFNATDIEFNMPKPSYTADTLAWLTDKYPKYEFVLIVGEDNLNNFHKWKNHDTILNQYGLLVYPRPNSPKTDLLKHPKVNLIDAPMVEISATFIRNAIKNDKSIKYLVPEEVEAFIKLKRFYKE from the coding sequence ATGAAAGTAGGTCTTTTTTTTGGTTCTTTTAACCCGATACATGTTGGCCATTTAATATTGGCTAATGCAATGGTAGAAAACGCAAATCTTGATCAAGTATGGTTTGTAGTTTCGCCACAGAACCCTTTTAAACGAAAAAATAATTTGCTACACGAGTTTGATCGGTTTAGCATGGTTAGGCAGGCGATAGCAGATAATCCCAAGTTTAATGCAACTGATATTGAGTTTAATATGCCTAAGCCAAGCTATACCGCAGATACGCTCGCTTGGCTTACAGATAAATACCCGAAATATGAGTTTGTTTTAATCGTGGGAGAAGACAACCTGAATAATTTTCATAAATGGAAAAACCATGATACCATTTTAAACCAGTATGGATTGTTGGTGTATCCTCGCCCAAATTCTCCAAAAACAGATTTATTAAAGCATCCGAAAGTAAATTTGATTGATGCACCGATGGTAGAGATTTCTGCTACTTTTATTAGAAATGCGATTAAGAATGATAAATCGATCAAATATTTGGTACCAGAAGAAGTGGAAGCTTTTATTAAGCTGAAAAGGTTTTATAAAGAATAA
- a CDS encoding tetratricopeptide repeat protein, translating into MKTYILITVFIYSLSASVFAQTDFNEKDLAYSPRKESQRLFESASNFMDKGLYDKTENLLSEAIKIYPHNTEAWSLRAMCRERLNKPEDAIQDYEMLMKLEPSRYDALFSKSVLYYEIKRYPLAIEGFDQLLQIPKNETTAVFFKGTNYNNSGQTQFNRIITLEKQDAEIYHYRGLAKMALKYRDGALADFNTAIELNKEEADFYVNRGLVYLDKKEMEPAITDFQSALEINPEHSLALYNLSLAGKNHEDALKALDKVISLEDGFPSAYANRAFARLESGDYKGAIADYDTAIMLNDTQAEYYSNRGIAHKKAKHYNSAIRDFGKAIRLAPDWSKNYALRGDVYYKTAKFTEAVEDFSAAIAYDPQNGNYYYNRGLARKLSGESAGCCSDLRQAVNMGIKHASKALDAYCKEE; encoded by the coding sequence ATGAAAACCTATATTCTAATTACAGTTTTCATTTACAGTTTATCTGCTTCTGTTTTTGCACAAACTGATTTTAATGAAAAGGACCTTGCCTATTCACCCAGAAAAGAATCACAAAGGCTTTTCGAGTCTGCTTCTAATTTTATGGATAAAGGTTTATACGATAAAACTGAGAACCTTTTAAGTGAGGCCATAAAAATATATCCGCATAATACAGAAGCATGGAGCTTAAGAGCCATGTGCAGAGAAAGACTAAACAAACCAGAAGATGCGATACAAGATTATGAGATGCTAATGAAATTGGAGCCCAGTAGATATGATGCACTATTTAGCAAGTCTGTATTGTATTACGAAATTAAAAGATATCCATTAGCGATTGAAGGCTTTGACCAACTATTGCAAATACCTAAAAATGAAACGACTGCTGTATTTTTTAAAGGCACTAATTATAACAATTCTGGTCAAACCCAATTCAATAGAATTATTACTTTAGAAAAACAAGATGCAGAAATTTACCACTATCGCGGTTTGGCAAAAATGGCTCTAAAATACCGAGATGGAGCACTAGCAGATTTTAATACAGCCATTGAGTTAAACAAAGAAGAAGCTGACTTCTATGTAAATCGCGGATTGGTTTATTTAGATAAAAAGGAAATGGAACCAGCAATTACTGATTTCCAAAGTGCTTTAGAGATAAACCCAGAACACAGTCTGGCACTTTACAACCTTTCTCTTGCTGGTAAAAACCACGAAGATGCGTTAAAAGCATTAGATAAAGTTATTTCTCTAGAAGATGGCTTCCCATCGGCTTATGCCAACAGAGCCTTTGCTCGACTCGAAAGCGGCGACTATAAAGGTGCCATAGCCGATTATGATACAGCCATTATGCTAAATGATACACAGGCAGAATATTATTCGAACAGGGGGATTGCCCATAAAAAAGCCAAACACTACAATTCGGCTATTAGAGATTTTGGTAAAGCCATTCGCTTAGCTCCAGATTGGTCTAAAAACTATGCTTTACGCGGCGATGTATATTACAAAACAGCTAAGTTTACAGAAGCAGTAGAAGATTTCTCTGCAGCAATTGCATATGATCCGCAGAATGGAAATTACTATTACAACAGAGGTTTGGCAAGAAAGCTTTCTGGTGAGTCTGCCGGATGTTGTAGTGATCTAAGACAGGCGGTAAACATGGGAATAAAACATGCATCTAAAGCATTAGATGCCTATTGTAAAGAAGAATAA